In the Malania oleifera isolate guangnan ecotype guangnan chromosome 1, ASM2987363v1, whole genome shotgun sequence genome, one interval contains:
- the LOC131165665 gene encoding protein DMP9-like — MEHKEEGLGIKIYTSPPRDPAPPALTSYPASPRAAIAEPVEPEHGRRRRATVAKGVQKTLSKTSMLVNFLPTGTLLTFEMVLPSVSRHGECSPVTTLMINMLLGLCALSCFFFHFTDSFKGADGKVYYGFVTPKGLAVFKAGAGLESPKDERYRLGLTDFVHAVMSVMVFMAIAFSDHRVTNCLFPGHEKEMEQVMESFPLMMGIVCSGLFLVFPTHRYGVGCMAS, encoded by the coding sequence ATGGAGCACAAGGAGGAGGGACTTGGAATTAAAATCTACACATCCCCGCCGCGAGACCCTGCCCCTCCGGCCCTGACCTCCTACCCCGCCTCTCCACGGGCTGCCATCGCTGAGCCCGTCGAGCCAGAGCACGGCCGCAGACGGCGGGCCACCGTCGCGAAGGGCGTGCAGAAAACCCTCTCGAAGACGTCGATGCTGGTGAACTTCCTGCCCACCGGCACCCTCCTGACGTTCGAGATGGTGCTGCCGTCGGTGTCGCGGCACGGGGAGTGCTCGCCGGTGACGACGCTGATGATAAACATGCTGCTGGGGCTGTGCGCGCTGTCATGCTTCTTCTTCCACTTCACTGACAGTTTCAAGGGGGCGGACGGGAAGGTGTATTATGGGTTCGTGACACCGAAAGGGTTGGCGGTGTTCAAGGCGGGAGCGGGGTTGGAGAGCCCCAAGGACGAGAGGTACCGGTTGGGGCTGACGGACTTCGTGCACGCGGTGATGTCGGTGATGGTGTTCATGGCGATTGCATTTTCGGACCACCGGGTGACAAACTGTTTGTTCCCGGGGCACGAGAAGGAGATGGAGCAGGTGATGGAGAGTTTCCCCTTGATGATGGGGATTGTGTGCAGTGGGTTGTTTCTTGTGTTTCCCACTCATCGGTATGGTGTTGGGTGCATGGCCTCTTAA